The sequence below is a genomic window from Daphnia pulicaria isolate SC F1-1A chromosome 6, SC_F0-13Bv2, whole genome shotgun sequence.
GTCGCACCTAGCCCGTGCCAAGTTTCACTGCCCCCGGTGGCGATGCTTGACTCCCGATCGGATACCCAAAGCCAACAACCTCCAGCTGCCATAGACACAGAGGCTACAGAGTCAACAGACTGCCAGTCAAACGGGAGAGAGGACGATCAAGCCACCAACCAACCCGAAGCCCCATCatcgcaattttttaataaatgggaACCACGAATAGCCGCGTGCTCGTCCTTCGCCGACCTGGATCAAGCATCCACGGAATTAACAGCCGACTGGCACATGATGACCACATCGGTAGACGAGGCCACCACCACCCGCCCCGCTCGGCAGCCCAGGCCAGTCAGTGACGACCAACAAAAGAAGCGCCGGACCCAGTCTCGCCAGCAGCAACGCATCAAGCGACGGTCGAACAGTGCCCGCTGGTCTCAGATAAGCAGGATGCAAAAACTCTTCAATCGGTACCCCCGCCGGGCTGTGAGAAAAGTGCTTGGCGAGAACTCCCAAGCTTACACGGGGACAACTGAGGACGCCACCCAATTTCTGCGACGAACCTACACTCGCCCCCGACCATCTGCAGGGGAAGTGAATAGTGCCCGCCAAGCCTACGACAGTTGTAACTGGGCAAAGCCGTCACCAGTAGAATTATCCGTCCTGGCTTCTCCACCAACGAAAGAAGAGATCGCACAGAAGCTCAAGAGAGCCACCAACACAGCCCCTGGGGCTGATGGAATAGAGTACCGTGACATCATCAAGCTCGATCCGGAGGGGAAACTTCTGGAAAAGCTGTATGAGGCGGTTTGGCGCTTGGGCATACCCACGGGATGGAAGTCAGCGAGGACCATTCCAATCTTCAAAAAGGGGGATCCGACAGATTTCAGCAACTTTCGACCAATATCTCTCCTGTCCACTCTCTACAAGGTCTTTTCGGGTACCATCGCGTCGCGACTTTGTACGGTGGCCAGCAACAACGAGTGGCTGTCAGCCGAACAGAAAGGATTTCTCCCAGGAGCCCACGGAATTCAGGAGCACTCCATGCTTCTGGAAACTGCCATTGGGGAAGCAAAGCACCTCCGCAAGGATCTCACCATTTGTTGGCTTGACCTCGCCAACGCATTCGGCTCTCTTCCGCATGACTATCTGGAGGAACTGTTTAACAGCCTCCCAATACCCATCGAGCTCCAGTCAACATTGGCCGACATCTACAGGGACAACATATCTCAATTTGTAGTCAACGACGACCTCGTCCCGATTGCATCAACGTCCGGAGTACGGCAGGGCGACGGCCTGAGCTCCATCATTTTCAACCTGGCGGCTGAACCTCTCCTCAGGTGCGCAAAGGCTCCCAGCAACGCTGGATTTCCCATGCTTGGCACCACTGCCAAGGCTACCTCATATGCCGACGACATCTCGGTTATGGGGCAGCGCCCAGCCCAGCTCCAGATCACCATCGACGCTATGTGCTCCGTCGCCTCCACTTTAGGGCTCCAATTCAACGGAGCTAAGTGCGCGGCCATAACCTTCACCAAAGGCAAAGTGGACACGTCCCTTCGAATAGACGGAAAGCCAATCAGGACGCTTGATGATGGCGACAATGAGACTTACCTCGGGGTTCCAATTGGGTCCCGCCTCCTTTTCCGTCCAGCCACATCCATACCCGACAGCCTCGTGAAGGTTGCTGACTCTGACCTCGCGCCATGGCAAAAGCTCGAGGTCTTCCGCAGCCACCTTCTTCCCTCCATCTCGCATCACCTAGCAACTGGTCGTGTCGAAAAATCTTTTCTACACGACCTCGACAAGAATTGCGCAGACTTTCTCCGTCTGGTGGCCAACGTCCCACACAATGCTCACACAGACTTCCTCTATGCCGATCGTCGGGCCGGCGGCGTTGGAGCCACGCGTCTCTCGGAGGATGCCGACGTATGGACAATCGCACGGGCGGCCCAACTTCTTGACAGCTCCGACGCCGTCGTCAGCTCAGTGGCCAGGGCGCAAGCCTCAAAAAACATCTACAACGCCCTAAAGATTGAACCAACCACCGCTTTACTGTCCGACTACCTCTCAGGCTCCCAAACTGGGGGTCTCTATGACATCCGCTTCGCTAGCACAGGAGCAAATACCTGGTCAAGGGCCAGGCGGGCCGCCAAAAGACTTAGGGTGAGGATTGACGTATCCAGCGACGACACAAAAACTTTACTGGTTGCTGACGACGTCTCCACAACCTCGGTCAAGGCAGTCCGGGGCCTCCGTTCCGTCATCCGCAGCCGACACACATCAAACCTCTGCTCAGCACCCCATCAGGGAGTCGTGGCCAAAGGACTCATGCTCGAGCTGAAATCATCCGACATGGCCCGCCTCATATCGTGCAGAACAACTCTCAATTTCGACGATTGGGAGCTCATCCATCAGACCAGGCTCGGTCTCCTCCCTCTCCATGGAGCTCCTGGATACCAACCGAGCGACAAGAGCTGCCGGAAGTGTGGTCGCCAACTTGAGACCACCACTCATGTCCTCAATGCCTGCCCCAACAACCTTCCCTGCATGACCTTAAGGCACGACGCGGTGCTCACTCGACTCAACGCCACCCTCACACGAGCAGGACACACCACTCGCGTGAACAAATGTTACGACGGTACCCTTCTCCGTCCTGACCTCCTCATTACTTCAGTCGAACCACCCGTCATCATCGACATCACCATCCCGTTTGATGAGCCGGAGAACCTGCAGTTGGCGCACGATGAAAAGGTGCGAAAATACTCTCCACTTACAACAACCATCCCATTCGTCGTCGGCTCACTGGGATCTTGGCTAACCTCAAACGATGCCATAGCAACAACACTAGGCATTACCTCCCGATCCTGGAACTCAACCAGGAGAGACACTCGCCTGCTGGCCATCAAGGGATCACTCGCAATTGCCAGGCAGCACATCTGCCGTCCGAACCAGGACCCCACAACACCGGCAGAGCAAGAACCCCAGGCCCAATCACCCCCTTCGTGACACTAGTCTTTGTTTTTCCACCATTTTTCTACATGTAACTAGTTCAATTCTATATTCGCAACACTATGATTCGccatattttattcttttccattttgtatTATATTTCCTACATGTCGTGTATATGTTGTTTTACCACAATTTTTTACCTTTAACTAGTTCCATTTCATATTCGCAACACTATGATTCGccatattttattcttttccattttgtattttatttcctaTATGTCGTTGCTCCAAAGTCGGAGAATATACacttttaaattcttgaaaccggaagtacgcgtacgtaaaaaacagaacatgaactttaccacacattttacgaggatcacgaatatgtggttcttttgtgcgtcagatcaatatttactaaactactgacagaaatgggaaaaccggaagtagaaaaaaaaacacatttttaaaaatctaccaagtgagctttgttgggggaatagttAAAGTTATCGTtagttatcactaaatatttcattaaaataacagccaataaatgtttaaaaagatgtgcaaagtaactgaaactgactgttttgacagctgcaaattttcaaaaagccttctagcgttagaaaaaagaaacgtccaagtaaaactttgtttgcgcgcaagaagggcctgattttggaattattacacagacacagagtttaacgcaactagaatattagtagataatctacgaaagtaagtcaattgtcgggtacctgggcataatcccgtggtgagtaactgcaggtgtgtaacagcaAAGGGTAGCGACCACTGAAGTGTTCCAACTCGTCGGTGAAGTTAGACAAGTTGTAGCAGcaaaagcagtgaagctaaATTAGCGTACGtcgggaagataaggatggagcagaatgTTGCTGGATGTCCCTCTTCCttcatggacaaaggtcaTCATTGGCTTAAGGATCTATTatgtgctctgtaaaaaaaaaagtgtattgcattaatgaattgaaaatataacagtTAATAAAGCATTTCAATCATTACCTATAGTACTAACAAGCACACTGAAGTTTTCATGATAAAGAAtcgtaaaaatggaaatcacagcaaccaacagcctTACTCCTTAGGTTGaggtaaatttcctgatgttaaagaaagtgtcatgaagtattgcagtagcgtgGCGATAGGTtatattgatgcttacctttatcatatgggTGACTGGTGCTGAATTTATTAGTAAGGTGGTTGGTTTGGTGTGGTAGCAataatggggaaataccttgtCTCCACACATTTGTATTCTATGATATGTGAGCTCCacacatgagttttaggcttttgacaacaTGATGGGTCTTTAAgatggaaagtgactgagTGCTAAGTCAACTTtctggaatgactgacagtatgcatctagaatttgaagaaataagttggtagagtataaaaataaggaaattagGTGAAGATAAACCTTCATAAGTTACGAAGTTCAGTTTGGTatatgaaatcacaggaatataagtatatTAATTAGCATCTAATTGTTTCGCCTATTTTGCCTCGTTTCACGATGCAAAAACAACAATGGTAACACCAGCGACATCtggtaatgagttttgaagtTGGTTGCACAGTCGCAGCTCAAATTAtcggagttctattgtcacgtATTGGACCTACTGTCAAAGCAtacaaagaattttaaaaattatctaaAATATCCGGAAATAGAACAACAGATGTCGCTAGTGTCGCCCATGTTTACATCGTGAAACGAGGCGTTAAATTAGATGCTAATTAATATACTATTGTAAAATTTTCGCTGTGACTGTGCAAAATGTGATAACAATCCGTAACCATATATACAGGTTGGCTGCAGAGAATTCTTCTCGCCCTGGGCTTTAAGCGGGTTCGTTTTCCATTTTGCTGAAGCACTTTAATAGTAGATGAAGCGTACCGATGAAAATGTCTTTACACTTGGAAGAGGATGGCCTTTGGATTAAAATTGTGAGATTGTTCCAAAATGAGAAGGTAAATGTTGACTGCACGAGAAGATTGATTACGGAGACTACAGTCACGAGCATACcgcaaaagacttttcagatGAAATAAGTAGGGTCTGCTTGGTAGTCCTGAATTGAGTTGGTCCAAGATTCGTTGTGTCAATAACAGTGCATGAATTCGAAAAGTTTCATACATTGAAGTCAGCCAAGTCACCATCAGATAAGGAAAGTTGTGGGGCCATAGAATCTTTCCAGCTTTGCAGTCCACTCAGTGCTGAGACTCCCAACTTTGTTTAAGTGCTAAAGTTGCCGAGAGATGAGTAAGGCACCAATCAATTCCACTCATACTGCTTTCTTGCATTGAGTGATTGAGCTGGTCTTTAGGACATTTGCAACAAACTCTAACCAAGACGATGAATGTGGAGTTTTAGTTTCAACCGATAAACAAAGttcaattattggaaatttgtcATTAGAAAGTATCTTGTCAGATCACGATTGAGCACTCAAGCTTATCTTAGTTGAGCATGAAGCTTTCTTTAAACTGCCCTGCACACCACTTGGcaatatgaaaaattttctttgtgaTGGCTAGTTGCACTGGCGTTAGATTGTGTAGTTGCAGCATTTGGATAAAATGATCATGATTGTCTTCAATCCATAATTGTCACGTACTTGCTTCAGTTTTGGAACCGAGTATGTGTCAACTGCTTGGAAAATAAGATCCAACTTAATTGAGGCCGCCAtcagtaaaataaaatcccagaaaatggaaaacaattGCAAATGTTAAACTTCTGATACGACTGAGATGGCTAAGAAGTAAAAACggactaaatttaaaaaaaaaggaaccgtTAACAGCAGACGACGATGAGAGATTGCATTGTATCTCCTAGCGGATGTGTCATTTATGAAGCATCATAAACCATTATTTGAAATCTTGATCACTTCTCGCTATGCACCTTCTCACGAACGCAGAACTGCGGTTCTGAAATTTACTTGTTGTGGGTCATTCGAATGTGATGCGTCAGTCGAATCGGATAAGGTGTTTGCTAAAAGATAAATATTCTGATGAGTTCCATCTTAGAAAATGTGAAACACTGAACTAATTACATATTGATCACAAAAAGGGCAAGCTTGAGGAGTCATGTGACCTAATTTGTGGAATTTGAGATGATCTTTCCGGGAAAAATTCTACAAATAAATTTCACTTGTTTAGGGAAAAAAGATACAAAAtgataatttaatttaccTTAGAACAAACGTCGCATTTGAATTGCTGCTTTTCACCAGCACTTCCATGAATCCTTAAATGACGTATCATATTTCCAGCATAAACTGTCTTCTAGAAATCAAACATTGAGTGCACAATAAAAATACGTAAGCTACAAGAAATTGAGTTTTCGCTATGCTAACTAACATGTTCACAATATTGGCATTCAATCCATTTTAAAGGATGGGCGTGcttcattttgtgtttttcaagGGTTCCTTTCGCGGTGAAttcctgtaatttaaaatcttAGTCCAGCGTGGGAAAAAAGTGAAGTCACACAAACGCAAGCTGTTATTACCATGGGGCAAACGTCGCATTTAAAAACTTTCTTTACATTTGACGATTTGGTCGGCACGGGATCAGGGAAATTAGAATTATCGATTGGAAAATGTTGCATCCCATCTCTACCAGACACTACAGGCTCATGAAAAAAACCTTCACCCTCTGATTCAAACACCTGCAAAGTGCAAAGCAACAAATAAATAAGTGCCTACAAAGATCCATGAAATCgcgtaattaaattttgtcaCCAGTGACTCACTCATCTTCTTGAGTCTGCAGTAAAACCAATAATTAAttacaataattaaaaatcaaattcaaagttttttAAGCTACTAAAACGGAATAAATGAATATTACCTCATTCGAAGCGTTAGCAAAGTCAGCTTTTGGCCCTAAATTGAGTTCTATAAAAACTTGTATAATACAACATttgcaaatggctttcaaagCAATTATTAATTACTTGCCTTGTCTAGCtttattcaactttttcttcagttCCTTGTTGGCTTTTCTTAATCGCGCAATAGACTCATCAAGTTTCCGACCCTTGGCGTTTGAAAAAGTTTGCGCCTTTTTGCCATGACCggtgaaattaaatttcacgCGGGGGAACTTTTTGAGTATTTCCGGCTTGTTAAATTACAACATTTGCCAGGTTAGGATATAAAACTTTGTTGAAAGAAATACTTTCAAACGAACCTGTTTCGGAGAAGCCAAATCAGGCAGAGGAATTGC
It includes:
- the LOC124342886 gene encoding zinc finger protein 64-like, producing the protein MQHFPIDNSNFPDPVPTKSSNVKKVFKCDVCPMEFTAKGTLEKHKMKHAHPLKWIECQYCEHKTVYAGNMIRHLRIHGSAGEKQQFKCDVCSKNFSRKDHLKFHKLGHMTPQACPFCDQYQTPYPIRLTHHIRMTHNK